The proteins below come from a single Stomoxys calcitrans chromosome 1, idStoCalc2.1, whole genome shotgun sequence genomic window:
- the LOC131996244 gene encoding uncharacterized protein LOC131996244 has protein sequence MSISSVGQLREICRRREFFLQDMSRKHGFSGSRHNHFSKRAAEVEFNEVNEPELLEFEEVSEVSSVCWNCRHTGHRYQECLADRSVFCYGCELCTEKCTQTENLSTILTDHVKIFSRSNFPSDTQPEETHNTEYSNKNYDTQDNTVIQSTCPTTTGPRPIIPFHVRLKNYLKVRDRIFNEEPRVARSSKRMRKFWKIVKNLKRNFSVSVLERPGDVRPYAEVRLLDRNVIGLLDTGASVTCLGAQAAIDFLGSQIPYKKLNTTVNTADGKPQRIAGVFTTEVVFRNKSEPITIYVVPNLSQDLILGIDFWRKYNLLPQSLLNGISSLSFSVGDAQNLDQKYLSVDQKFQLQCAIDLFPSFAKEGLGKTNVICHTINTGGATPIKQRHFPVSPAIEKLIYEELDRMLAMGVIEESTSPWSSPIVLHRKPGKNRLCLDSRKLNAVTEGDAYPLPHIDGILSRLPKAEFISSLDLKDAFWQIPLDESSKVMPFGLCNAPQTMCRLMDRVIPASLRAEVLVYLDDLLVVSPTFDRHLEVLKEVAKCLRNAGLTINTNRKFVWTEEAQKSFEDLKSILSSAPVLHSPDFSQPFFIHCDASKTGIGGVLVQKNAEGDEFPVAFMSKKLNQAQRNYSVTEQECLAAMLCIKKFRAYVEGHEFTVITDHASLKWLMSQTDLSTRLARWALKLQGYRFKFEHRKGSQNIVPDALSRTNTDDLSEICGLSEIRNERGVFVDLKSEHFSSDDYKDLLRRVEDNIDSTPDLKIIDGYLYRRTEHAVGEQLADDMIWKLWIPKSMVPEVLQKHHDDPLSSHCGINKTLERIRRYYFWPNLVWDVKNYVNSCEFTADAVIKYMEEDLFHTFGVPESVISDNGTQFKAKKFNDLLNFYKISHIYTAVHSPQANASERVNRSVISAIKAYVKPDQKNWDEKLSHIACALRSTVHTAIGTSPYFMVFGQNMVTNGSIYQLLRKLNALEDRAIQFNRSDTFDVVRSKAANVMRVQHDRNERQYNLRSREVSYNVGQEVYRRNFSQSSFEKGYNAKLAPTFIKCRVRRRIGTCYYELEDLQGKLVGTYHAKDMRQ, from the exons atgtcGATTAGCTCGGTTGGTCAATTGCGTGAAATTTGTCGGCGTAGGGAGTTCTTCCTACAGGATATGAGTCGTAAGCATGGATTCTCCGGTAGCAGGCATAATCATTTTTCAAAGCGTGCAGCAGAAGTTGAATTCAATGAAGTTAACGAGCCTGAATTACTTGAGTTTGAAGAAGTTTCGGAGGTCTCATCTGTGTGTTGGAATTGTAGGCATACAGGTCATAGATACCAAGAATGTTTAGCTGATCGCagtgttttttgttatggttGTG AGCTCTGCACTGAGAAGTGCACCCAGACCGAAAACTTGTCAACAATCCTCACAGaccatgtaaaaatattttctcgttCAAATTTTCCTTCGGATACTCAACCTGAGGAAACCCATAATACtgaatattcaaataaaaattatgataCCCAGGATAATACTGTGATTCAAAGTACTTGCCCTACTACTACAGGACCTCGTCCAATAATACCTTTTCATGTGAGGTTAAAAAATTATCTCAAGGTCAGAGACAGGATATTCAATGAAGAGCCTAGGGTTGCCAGGTCAAGCAAAAGGatgagaaaattttggaaaattgtcaAGAATTTAAAAAGGAACTTTAGTGTTTCAGTACTTGAGAGGCCAGGCGATGTTCGTCCTTATGCTGAGGTGCGTTTGTTAGATAGAAATGTGATAGGTCTTTTAGACACTGGTGCCTCCGTGACGTGTCTTGGTGCTCAAGCCGCTATAGATTTTCTAGGATCTCAGATTCCTTATAAGAAATTAAACACCACTGTCAATACGGCAGATGGTAAACCTCAAAGGATTGCGGGTGTTTTTACGACTGAAGtggtttttagaaataaaagtgAGCCCATTACTATTTATGTGGTTCCTAATTTGTCACAGGATTTGATACTTGGCATTGATTTTTGGAGGAAATATAACCTTCTTCCTCAGTCTCTTTTAAATGGAATTTCCAGTTTATCGTTCTCAGTAGGCGATGCCCAAAATTTAGACCAGAAATATCTCTCGGTGGATCAGAAGTTTCAGCTGCAATGTGCTATTGATTTATTTCCTTCGTTCGCGAAAGAGGGCCTAGGGAAAACGAATGTTATTTGCCATACTATTAATACGGGTGGTGCAACCCCGATAAAACAAAGGCATTTCCCTGTCTCTCCGGCGATTGAGAAGCTAATCTACGAAGAGCTTGATCGCATGTTGGCTATGGGTGTAATAGAGGAGTCCACTAGTCCTTGGTCTTCACCGAttgttttgcatagaaaaccaGGCAAGAATCGCTTATGCTTGGACAGTAGAAAACTTAATGCTGTTACAGAGGGGGATGCTTATCCACTTCCACATATCGATGGTATCTTGAGTCGTTTGCCTAAAGCTGAATTTATATCCAGCCTTGATTTGAAGGATGCATTCTGGCAGATACCGCTAGATGAATCGTCGAAAG TTATGCCATTTGGCTTATGTAATGCCCCGCAAACCATGTGCAGGCTTATGGATAGGGTGATACCGGCATCTCTCAGAGCTGAGGTTTTGGTCTACCTGGACGATCTTCTAGTGGTATCTCCCACATTTGATCGGCATCTAGAGGTACTCAAGGAAGTGGCTAAGTGTCTTCGTAATGCTGGACTTACAATAAAC ACTAATCGAAAATTCGTATGGACCGAGGAGGCCCAAAAATCCTTTGAAGATTTGAAATCCATTCTTAGCTCAGCCCCTGTTTTGCACAGTCCTGATTTTTCACAGCCGTTTTTTATACACTGTGATGCCAGCAAAACAGGAATAGGAGGAGTCTTGGTGCAAAAGAATGCGGAGGGCGATGAGTTTCCTGTGGCGTTTATGTCTAAGAAACTTAACCAAGCCCAACGTAACTATAGTGTCACTGAACAAGAATGCTTGGCAGCAATGCTTTGCATTAAAAAGTTTCGAGCTTATGTCGAGGGACATGAGTTCACGGTGATTACTGATCACGCCTCTCTTAAATGGCTCATGTCCCAAACTGACTTAAGCACGCGGCTAGCTAGATGGGCCTTGAAGCTTCAAGGATACCGGTTTAAATTTGAGCATAGAAAAGGGTCGCAGAATATAGTTCCTGATGCGCTTTCGCGTACGAATACCGATGACTTGTCCGAAATATGCGGTCTGTCCGAGATAAGAAATGAACGCGGGGTTTTTGTTGATTTAAAATCTGAACATTTTTCCTCTGACGACTACAAGGACTTATTGAGAAGGGTTGAAGATAATATCGATTCCACTCCCGACTTGAAGATTATCGATGGTTATTTATACAGACGAACGGAACACGCCGTTGGAGAACAGCTTGCTGATGACATGATTTGGAAGCTATGGATTCCTAAAAGTATGGTTCCAGAGGTATTGCAGAAACATCATGATGACCCCTTGTCTTCGCATTGTGGGATTAATAAAACATTGGAAAGAATTCGCAGATACTATTTCTGGCCTAACTTAGTTTGGGATGTTAAGAATTATGTTAACTCGTGTGAA TTTACAGCTGATGCTGTTATTAAGTATATGGAAGAAGATTTGTTTCACACATTTGGTGTACCAGAGAGCGTTATCTCGGATAATGGAACGCAGTTCAAAGcaaagaaatttaatgatcttttgaatttttataagatttctCATATTTATACCGCAGTTCATTCGCCACAGGCTAATGCCTCTGAACGGGTGAACCGATCCGTCATTTCTGCTATTAAAGCATATGTAAAACCCGATCAAAAAAATTGGGATGAAAAACTAAGCCACATTGCGTGTGCTTTGCGTTCGACGGTACATACTGCCATTGGGACTTCCCCttattttatggtttttggtCAAAATATGGTGACTAATGGTTCTATTTACCAACTGCTAAGAAAACTGAATGCTTTAGAGGATAGGGCGATACAATTTAATAGATCGGACACCTTTGATGTTGTTAGATCTAAAGCTGCTAATGTGATGAGAGTGCAACATGATCGTAATGAAAGACAATACAACCTACGTTCGCGTGAAGTGTCATATAATGTTGGTCAAGAGGTGTAcaggcgaaattttagccaaagcaGTTTTGAAAAAGGATACAATGCTAAACTTGCGCCTACGTTTATTAAATGCAGGGTTCGTCGTAGAATTGGTACTTGTTATTATGAACTTGAAGATCTTCAAGGCAAGTTGGTTGGTACATATCATGCAAAAGATATGAGGCAATAG